A single window of Oreochromis aureus strain Israel breed Guangdong linkage group 7, ZZ_aureus, whole genome shotgun sequence DNA harbors:
- the cfap53 gene encoding cilia- and flagella-associated protein 53 isoform X1, with protein MLLSQRRTRCREITGPTPHSVAVRARPPALRPAEQLMLQRQRQDAARDKVLEFSKYQQSCSIKTSWLKDTERRFLRGAVERGVQAAVSQHETDVERRRRRLAELLEVEEQQLLQEMEEKKETTLEKQAKMREKAKALRHKRESERQQLVSEKLEQQFREQCEEVRSIRSRLTEEQVCRERAAQVRNRQEQKRRQQEEDLLFSELWAGDGRAKEEQESARAQSQRHRNEEQRSILCRQMEAAEQQRQRERELKEEEARLLAQQRQTSLLHEQREQQQKLRAQQGQRRLLDHGLRLKMKRLAQEQREELELDMSILQALLKQEIDKKQGAAQRKEELREEQRRYRKYLFEELQRQRKEEEEMEHLIEEQLKEVWAKREEKSRLEREARKRLMEEVMEAQHLQIQNKLYANLQKQAEVKKECEELERVIEEEKQKEEEEKRRQKQVAGAYQADLRAQMQLQQQLRSELKAQEQREHQQGLMLEQLLSAKKEHILSRFMSHSAGTHPFRRVEVSRSAPQTRLTDY; from the exons ATGCTGCTCAGTCAGAGGAGAACGAGGTGCAGGGAGATCACCGGACCCACGCCCCACTCTGTGGCTGTG AGAGCCCGGCCTCCTGCTCTGAGGCCTGCAGAGCAGCTGATGCTGCAGAGGCAGAGGCAGGACGCGGCCCGAGACAAAGTGCTGGAGTTCTCCAAGTAccagcagagctgcagcatCAAGACGTCATGGCTGAAAGACACGGAGCGGCGATTCCTGAGAGGAGCCGTGGAGAGGGGAGTCCAAGCCGCCGTGAGCCAGCACGAGACTGACGTCGAGCGGAGGAGACGCAG GCtggcagagctgctggaggtggaggagcagcagctcctgcaggagatggaggagaaaaaggagacaaCATTAGAGAAACAGGCAAAGATGAGAGAGAAAGCCAAAGCGCTGAGACacaagagagagagcgagcggcAGCAGCTGGTGTCTGAGAAGCTGGAGCAGCAGTTCAG GGAGCAGTGCGAGGAGGTGCGCAGCATCCGCAGCAGGCTGACGGAGGAGCAGGTGTGCCGGGAGCGAGCCGCTCAGGTGAGGAACCGGCAGGAGCAAAAGCGgcggcagcaggaggaggaccTGCTCTTCTCTGAACTGTGGGCGGGTGATGGGCGAGCCAAAGAGGAGCAGGAGAGCGCCCGAGCCCAGAGCCAGCGGCACAGGAACGAGGAGCAGCGCAGCATCCTGTGCAGGCAGATGGAGGCGGCCGAGCAGCAGAGGCAGCGGGAGAGGGAGCTGAAAGAAGAGGAGGCCCGGCTTCTG GCGCAGCAGCGGCAGACAAGCCTACTGCACGAGCAGcgggagcagcagcagaagctcCGGGCGCAGCAGGGCCAGCGGCGGCTGCTGGACCATGGTTTAAGGCTGAAGATGAAGCGCCTGGCCCAGGAGCAGCGCGAGGAGCTGGAGCTGGACATGAGTATCCTGCAGGCACTGCTCAAGCAGGAAATAGACAAGAAACAAGGAGCTGCTCAGAGGAAG GAGGAGCTGCGTGAGGAGCAGCGCAGGTACCGGAAGTATCTGTTCGAGGAGCTGCAGAgacagaggaaagaggaggaggagatggagcaCCTGATCGAGGAGCAGCTGAAGGAGGTCTGGGCTAAACGAGAGGAGAAGAGCCGGCTGGAGAGGGAGGCCAGGAAGAGGCTGATGGAGGAGGTGATGGAGGCGCAGCACCTGCAGATCCAGAACaaat TGTATGCTAATCTGCAGAAACAGGCCGAGGTGAAAAAGGAGTGTGAGGAGCTGGAGCGAGTCATTGAGGAGGAGAagcagaaggaggaagaggagaagagacG GCAGAAGCAGGTAGCCGGGGCATACCAAGCCGACCTCCGTGCTCagatgcagctgcagcagcagctccgCTCAGAGCTGAAGGCTCAGGAGCAGCGGGAGCACCAGCAGGGCCTGATGCTGGAGCAGCTCCTCAGCGCCAAGAAAGAGCACATACTGTCCAGGTTCATGTCCCACAGTGCTGGCACCCACCCTTTTAGGAGAGTGGAGGTCTCCAGGTCTGCGCCCCAGACCCGGCTTACAGACTACTGA
- the cfap53 gene encoding cilia- and flagella-associated protein 53 isoform X2 has product MVHNSKRARPPALRPAEQLMLQRQRQDAARDKVLEFSKYQQSCSIKTSWLKDTERRFLRGAVERGVQAAVSQHETDVERRRRRLAELLEVEEQQLLQEMEEKKETTLEKQAKMREKAKALRHKRESERQQLVSEKLEQQFREQCEEVRSIRSRLTEEQVCRERAAQVRNRQEQKRRQQEEDLLFSELWAGDGRAKEEQESARAQSQRHRNEEQRSILCRQMEAAEQQRQRERELKEEEARLLAQQRQTSLLHEQREQQQKLRAQQGQRRLLDHGLRLKMKRLAQEQREELELDMSILQALLKQEIDKKQGAAQRKEELREEQRRYRKYLFEELQRQRKEEEEMEHLIEEQLKEVWAKREEKSRLEREARKRLMEEVMEAQHLQIQNKLYANLQKQAEVKKECEELERVIEEEKQKEEEEKRRQKQVAGAYQADLRAQMQLQQQLRSELKAQEQREHQQGLMLEQLLSAKKEHILSRFMSHSAGTHPFRRVEVSRSAPQTRLTDY; this is encoded by the exons ATGGTCCATAATAGTAAG AGAGCCCGGCCTCCTGCTCTGAGGCCTGCAGAGCAGCTGATGCTGCAGAGGCAGAGGCAGGACGCGGCCCGAGACAAAGTGCTGGAGTTCTCCAAGTAccagcagagctgcagcatCAAGACGTCATGGCTGAAAGACACGGAGCGGCGATTCCTGAGAGGAGCCGTGGAGAGGGGAGTCCAAGCCGCCGTGAGCCAGCACGAGACTGACGTCGAGCGGAGGAGACGCAG GCtggcagagctgctggaggtggaggagcagcagctcctgcaggagatggaggagaaaaaggagacaaCATTAGAGAAACAGGCAAAGATGAGAGAGAAAGCCAAAGCGCTGAGACacaagagagagagcgagcggcAGCAGCTGGTGTCTGAGAAGCTGGAGCAGCAGTTCAG GGAGCAGTGCGAGGAGGTGCGCAGCATCCGCAGCAGGCTGACGGAGGAGCAGGTGTGCCGGGAGCGAGCCGCTCAGGTGAGGAACCGGCAGGAGCAAAAGCGgcggcagcaggaggaggaccTGCTCTTCTCTGAACTGTGGGCGGGTGATGGGCGAGCCAAAGAGGAGCAGGAGAGCGCCCGAGCCCAGAGCCAGCGGCACAGGAACGAGGAGCAGCGCAGCATCCTGTGCAGGCAGATGGAGGCGGCCGAGCAGCAGAGGCAGCGGGAGAGGGAGCTGAAAGAAGAGGAGGCCCGGCTTCTG GCGCAGCAGCGGCAGACAAGCCTACTGCACGAGCAGcgggagcagcagcagaagctcCGGGCGCAGCAGGGCCAGCGGCGGCTGCTGGACCATGGTTTAAGGCTGAAGATGAAGCGCCTGGCCCAGGAGCAGCGCGAGGAGCTGGAGCTGGACATGAGTATCCTGCAGGCACTGCTCAAGCAGGAAATAGACAAGAAACAAGGAGCTGCTCAGAGGAAG GAGGAGCTGCGTGAGGAGCAGCGCAGGTACCGGAAGTATCTGTTCGAGGAGCTGCAGAgacagaggaaagaggaggaggagatggagcaCCTGATCGAGGAGCAGCTGAAGGAGGTCTGGGCTAAACGAGAGGAGAAGAGCCGGCTGGAGAGGGAGGCCAGGAAGAGGCTGATGGAGGAGGTGATGGAGGCGCAGCACCTGCAGATCCAGAACaaat TGTATGCTAATCTGCAGAAACAGGCCGAGGTGAAAAAGGAGTGTGAGGAGCTGGAGCGAGTCATTGAGGAGGAGAagcagaaggaggaagaggagaagagacG GCAGAAGCAGGTAGCCGGGGCATACCAAGCCGACCTCCGTGCTCagatgcagctgcagcagcagctccgCTCAGAGCTGAAGGCTCAGGAGCAGCGGGAGCACCAGCAGGGCCTGATGCTGGAGCAGCTCCTCAGCGCCAAGAAAGAGCACATACTGTCCAGGTTCATGTCCCACAGTGCTGGCACCCACCCTTTTAGGAGAGTGGAGGTCTCCAGGTCTGCGCCCCAGACCCGGCTTACAGACTACTGA